A window of Geothrix edaphica genomic DNA:
CGGGCCAGGAGGCGGCGATCACGCACCAGGTCGGCGACCTGGAACTGGGGCAGACCGGCCTGGCGCACACCGAAGAACTCGCCTGGGCCGCGCAGCTCCAGGTCCCGCTGGGCGATACGGAAGCCATCCTGCGTCTCCACCAGCGTCTGCAGACGCTCGGTCTCGGAGCCGCTGATCATGAGGAAGTGACTGCGGTGCGCACCGCGACCCACGCGGCCCCGCAACTGGTGGAGCTGGCTGAGGCCGAAGCGCTCGGCGTGATCCACCACCATCACCGTGGCGTTGGGTACGTCTACGCCCACTTCGATGACCGTGGTGGCCAGCAGGATCTTCGCCTCGCCGGACACGAAGCGGCCCATGCGGGCGGCCATCTCGTCGGCCTTCAGGCGGCCATGGACCACCTCGATCCCCTCGTCGGGGAAGATCCCCCGCAGCAGGGCCTCCATGGCCTGGATGTCGCGGAGTTGCACCTTGCCCTCGTCCGACGGGTCGATGCTCGGGCTCACCACGAAGGCCTGGCGGCCCTCGGCCAGCTCGCGGCGCACCTGCTCCCAGGCCCGCTCGGCGGACTCGGGCTTGTGCAGCTTGGTGGTGATGGGTTGCCGGCCCGGGGGCAATTCGTCCAGCACGCTCTGGTCCAGATCGCCGAAGACCGCCAGGGCCAGGGAACGGGGGATGGGTGTGGCGCTCATGACCAGCCAGTGGGGATCGCCGCCTTTCTCTTTGAGGGCCTCGCGCTGCTTCACGCCGAAGCGGTGCTGCTCGTCCACCACCACCAGCTGGAGTTGGTGGAACGCGACGGCTTCCTGGAACAGGGCGTGGGTGCCCACCACATAGCGGGCCTCGCCGCTGGCGATGCGGGCCAGGGCCGCCCGCTTCTCCGCGGCCTTCATCCCCCCCAGCAGCAGCTGCATGGCACCGGCGTGCTCCCCGAGATAACGGCGGAAGCTGGCCGCGTGCTGGCGGGCAAGGACCTCCGTGGGCACCAGCAGGGCCCCCTGCCCGCCCGTCTCGGCGACCATCGCCATGGACAGCAGGGCCACCAGTGTCTTGC
This region includes:
- the recG gene encoding ATP-dependent DNA helicase RecG, whose protein sequence is MTLAPLPLSSKITVLRGLGPARAAALQEAGLDSLRDLLWSLPYRYVDRGSLRPLGSLEMRGLEPAEPGLVTVLGTLRDLRQSTTRVQRMALTEALLEDGTGTLRLIWFNQAYLSRALKVGDRLLVFGPLSVGRHGLEMRGPQVEVMGRGEDIGWVRRFLPLYRKLGPLTSRVRQKLVQEALGRAHGAEEWLPLDLAKDLPDSMTALRLLHDPPDDSDSALLDSGTSPAHQRLAAEELFAFSLGVALRRAGRLKRKGLVVPTSPELRARLKSFLPFHLTGAQRRSFKEIVDDLTSGRVMNRLLQGDVGSGKTLVALLSMAMVAETGGQGALLVPTEVLARQHAASFRRYLGEHAGAMQLLLGGMKAAEKRAALARIASGEARYVVGTHALFQEAVAFHQLQLVVVDEQHRFGVKQREALKEKGGDPHWLVMSATPIPRSLALAVFGDLDQSVLDELPPGRQPITTKLHKPESAERAWEQVRRELAEGRQAFVVSPSIDPSDEGKVQLRDIQAMEALLRGIFPDEGIEVVHGRLKADEMAARMGRFVSGEAKILLATTVIEVGVDVPNATVMVVDHAERFGLSQLHQLRGRVGRGAHRSHFLMISGSETERLQTLVETQDGFRIAQRDLELRGPGEFFGVRQAGLPQFQVADLVRDRRLLARCREAADRALAHGLSETQAAWLRREQVRLKLADVS